In one window of Hyla sarda isolate aHylSar1 chromosome 1, aHylSar1.hap1, whole genome shotgun sequence DNA:
- the LOC130298394 gene encoding uncharacterized protein LOC130298394 yields the protein MPWRSRCRAPHGFQVMLLIECIGCRRGRRFPNQGFGLLVKCVGCRRRRPRFQDQGARLLVECIACLPNYLNPCSLPLPSISIAAERPPARRLQEKPSPDTDAANKRGIRHTNKPSKQTGSEDAFRTREATSCERLGTEEIMPQRREGMLTFRETPPAEDRKRPLWVPWSSQGWSPGTPSQDTPHRAALCRKRGLRGHSGVVLFKTKWPTWRRAKSCGRGRGEQEVFAHSLSGTRTEAHLSLSPACNICHKNRRVFPSSVHHLTHPHPANDPLSPQGDSGAAAPRVSNGCRRPGALSLPIYLIPFSLPLPSVAGRKAHPTGVLLRNPAWALMLRTSKAAGT from the coding sequence ATGCCTTGGAGATCAAGGTGCAGGGCTCCACATGGCTTTCAAGTAATGCTCCTCATCGAGTGTATTGGCTGCCGCCGCGGACGacggtttccaaaccagggtttcGGGCTCCTCGTCAAGTGTGTCGGCTGTCGCCGCCGCAGACCCCGGTTTCAAGACCAGGGTGCCAGGCTCCTCGTCGAGTGTATCGCCTGCCTACCTAACTACCTCAACccctgctctctccccctcccttccatctccattgcggccgaaaggccCCCCGCCAGGCGTCTTCAGGAGAAACCAAGCCCGGACACTGATGCTGCGAACAAGAGAGGCATCCGGCACACCAACAAACCAAGCAAGCAAACAGGCTCAGAGGACGCCTTCAGGACAAGGGAGGCCACTTCTTGCGAGCGGCTGGGGACGGAGGAGATTATGCCGCAGAGGCGAGAGGGAATGCTGACTTTCCGAGAGACGCCGCCAGCCGAGGACCGCAAGAGACCTCTCTGGGTCCCCTGGAGCAGTCAAGGGTGGTCGCCGGGGACCCCCTCGCAAGACACCCCTCACAGGGCTGCTCTCTGCCGAAAAAGAGGCCTTCGGGGACACTCGGGAGTGGTTTTGTTTAAGACAAAATGGCCGACTTGGCGCCGTGCCAAAAGTTGTGGGCGGGGTAGGGGGGAACAGGAAGTCTTTGCTCATTCGCTCTCCGGGACACGGACGGAGgcacatctctctctctcccctgcttGCAATATTTGCCACAAAAACAGGCGAGTCTTTCCCTCCTCTGTACATCATCTTACACATCCCCACCCCGCTAATGACCCTCTCTCTCCTCAGGGTGACAGCGGCGCCGCCGCCCCTCGGGTGAGCAATGGCTGTCGCCGTCCCGGTGCTCTTTCTCTACCTATTTACCTCATCCccttctctctccccctcccttccGTCGCAGGCCGAAAGGCCCACCCGACGGGTGTCCTCCTGAGAAACCCAGCCTGGGCACTGATGCTGCGAACGAGCAAGGCAGCCGGCACATGA